Proteins found in one Panthera tigris isolate Pti1 chromosome B3, P.tigris_Pti1_mat1.1, whole genome shotgun sequence genomic segment:
- the LOC102960669 gene encoding 60S ribosomal protein L23a-like: MFPETDTSTLHAVKKRKEAPAPPKAKAKAKALKAKKAVLKVVYSHKKKIRRSPTFRGPKTLCLRRQPKYPLKGAPRRNNLDHYAIIKFPLTTESAMKKTEDNNTLVFIVDAKANKHQIKQAVKKLYDIDVAKVYTLIRPDGEKKAYVQLAPDYDALDVANKIGII; this comes from the exons ATGTTTCCTGAAACTGACACCTCTACTCTTCATGCAGTAAAGAAAAGG AAggaagcccctgcccctcccaaagccaaagccaaagcaaaggctttgaaggCCAAGAAAGCAGTGCTGAAAGTCGTCTACAGTCATAAAAAAAAGATCCGCAGGTCACCTACATTCCGAGGGCCCAAGACACTGTGTCTCCGAAGGCAGCCCAAATATCCTCTAAAGGGCGCCCCCAGGAGAAACAACCTTGACCACTATGCCATCATCAAGTTCCCCCTGACTACCGAGTCAgccatgaagaaaacagaagacaacaACACTCTTGTGTTCATTGTGGATGCCAAGGCCAACAAGCACCAGATCAAACAGGCTGTGAAGAAGCTCTATGACATTGACGTGGCCAAGGTCTACACTCTGATCAGGCctgatggagaaaagaaagcatatgttcaACTGGCTCCTGACTATGATGCTTTGGATGTTGCCAACAAAATTGGGATCATCTAA